The following is a genomic window from Anas acuta chromosome 3, bAnaAcu1.1, whole genome shotgun sequence.
TTTGTTCTTGACTCAGTACTCAGAGGCATAAACTCTATTAGCTGCTCTTCACTATAGCAATATAAATGATTTGTTTCAATGTTTTGTTCCTGTATTTTAGAAATACCAGTGGATCACACAGAAAGTGTATGGAGTGATTGGAAGAGGCATTACCAGCTGTGCtatggtgtaaaaaaaaaaaaaaaaaaaaaaaaaagagacaatcCAGTGACAGGGGAAATCCCTTTCTATCTGAGGGCTTCCTGCATTTCCACATCTGCTGCAAGTGTGAccctaaatttaaaaaattattgtcttggtttcagttagaacagaattaattttcttcctagtagctggtggaatgctgtgttttggcttaggatgagaagagtgctgataacaccccaatgctttaattgttgcagagcagtgcttataccaagccaaggacatctcagccttttgctctgtcctgccaacaggcaggctgggggtgcagtaagagctgggaggggacagacccaggacaggtgacccaaactagccaaaggggtattccataccatctgacgtcatgctaaacaatatataggggtggctagctggggggagggggccggactgctcggggtgaggctgggcatcggtcagcgggtggtgagcaattgcattgtgcatcacttgtttgtacatactattattagtagtactattatcaccattgtattattattattgctattattatttttgttattattattttcctgtcttattaaactgtctttatctcaactcacgggcttcactttccatttctctcccccatcccagagagggagggggcagggtgagcgaacggctgcgtggtgtttagctgccagccgggttaaaccacaacaatgatgaataaaaaaaaaatacattatctgTCAGGAATAATAATCAAACCTTTTGCCCTACACTGCAGATGATAAAAGCTGTCACTTGAAGTGAACACGGAACTTGCATCAAAATCAGACGTGTTAGATGAAACTCACGAGTGTGAACAGAAGCACCAGCCTCAGTTGTACTTATACTGCCTCATGTCTTCAACAAGTGGGTTCCAGACAGAGCTGGGAAAGAAGAGCAGTTAATCACTTTATTAAAGCTGTTGCCGAGCGGCAGCCTTCCTGCCACCACTGTTAAGGCTTCCAGGTGCAGAAACTGACCGGCTGCCAAGCTGTCGGCCAGCTGTGCGAGGCCGTGCCCCTCACAGCCCTTCCAGCACCGCTCAGACCAGCTGCCTGCCGCTTCGCTGCCTGCCAGCCGTGCCCGGGGCCACCCCCCAGGAAAGGAGACCAGAGCTATGCTTTGCTACGGCTTTATTCGAGTCCGAGCCGCCCTCGGGGCCGGTCCCTTCCCTCCTCGTCCCGCAGCCCGTCAGTGCTGAGGCGAGGGGGCCGTTCCCACCGGCCAAGCGCTACCTCCCGGCGGCCGGCCGGTAGTGCAGCTCCCGCTCCAGCTGCTCGGCCGTCAGCGTCCCGGCGATGGGGGTGCAGCCGGGGTTGAACACGGAGTAGGCGCTCAGCTCGCCCGGCCGCCGCTCGCCGGGGCCGCGGGTGCCGACGTACATCCAGTAGAGGAGGGAGACGACGAAgaagggcagccccagctccagctcggCGAACAGCGCCAGCAGCACGGCCCACAGCAGCACCTTCAGCGCCAGCACCAGCAGCGGCCGCGCCGGCTCCGTCGCCGctgggacgggacggggctgTGGAGGCAGCAGTGAGGAGCGGGGTCAGGCACCAACCCTCCGCCGCACGCCTCCTACCCGCACAGCGCTGCGCTCACCTGGCCGCCGCGATCCGGGCCCTCCGAGGCCTCCGGAGCCGCGGCCTTTCCCGGCGGCTCCTCGGAGCGCggcgggaggggggcggcggcaGAGCTGGTGCCGCGGGCGGCCCGAAAGCGGGCGAGGCGCTGCTCCACGGCAGCCGCCATGGCCGCCCCGCGGCTGCACAAGGGCGGGGCAGCGGCCGCGCCTGTGACGCCTCAGCGGAGGCCGTGCGCGCCGCCCTGCGGGccggcaggagcagggaggaaaatTGCGGGGGCTCCCAGCGCTGTCAAAACCGAATTTCGGAGGTTTTAGGCCTCTGAAAACACGGGGAGACAGACAGATGGGTGGTCGCGTCTTTCCGTGCAGAATGGGTAGCGGAGCCCACCACGTAGCTCTAAAGAAAAGTTGGAAGTGACTGAAAgcctccccttttcctttcctttttttttatttttaaaccttaaaGACTAACGTCAACAccaaaaagaagaggaaacagaGGGAAGGAAGCACGGGGTGACCAAAGGACGCACAGGGGGAATGAGGGGTCAGCTGATGTGGTGACTCCAGCATTCGTATTGACGCCTGGGCAGCCATTTTGTGAAAACGCTGGGCAGCACCACAAGGGGCAGCAACATGGCGGGCACACGTGTTGGGCCCTGCACAAAGCCCTGGCCATTTGGCTTCTCCTAGGTGGCTGCTCCTCTCAGGAAGGCTGAGAGGCACCAGGGATGACCCAGCACCACCCTGCTCCTGGCCATGGAGAAAAAGACATGATGGCCAAGCCAGCAGGGCCCCACAGAAGTAGGCCCTGCACGGTGGCACATCCAGACAGGCCCATCCTTCTCTCTGTTTaaccaaaaaaattaaactcaGGAGAAGAAGCCCTGTCACCTTGTCTTTTAGCTATCATTACAGCTGAGAAATAGAAATTTATTTACAGGAGCTTGCTCTTAGCCTCCAGAGTAAAGCATTTATCACTTTCCAGCAGTAATAGTTACCAATGAGACATCATTTCATCCTGCAGTGCTGTTTCCAGTTACTTATAGCTTTCTCAGAAGTGACCTTTAGGGCTGAATATCTCATGCATGTGTCAGCCTAGAAGTAAACATGAGAAgtctaataaaaacaatttgGGTGTTCTTAAGTTATCTTAATGtggaaaattttattattattattttttccaactaaatcatttttcaaatgcCTATTTTATGCTTGGTTACAAAATAACTTCTCTTTCAACCTTCAGACTTTGAAAAACTTGCCACAGTGaatgacatttttctctttatttgtggaaatttgattttgaaatCACAATCCAAAATGTGTTAGGATATCCTGCACATGACATTATTcgattttgatttttttttcttcctcttacaCTACTGCTCATGAAAACAATGCCTCCAAGTGATGGATAATTCCATACTTTATGCTCTGCATGTGTCATTAGTTAAACTAATAGTTAAAGCTGAGTTTAATTTTACTCAAAATTTACTGTTTTAGCATGTTTTTGCTTGCATTCAAATAGCTATTTTATGGCTTTGTTGAGCTACCTATATTACCATGTATTGTTAGAAAACACATAAAAGAGTGCCATGAATCATGCCTTTGAAGTGTAAGTGCACTACAGTAACATCATCCATAAATTAGTTTTACACAGCAAATGCCTGAACAAATTTTATACATTGGGTCTTAATGACTTCAGCAGATCATCTTTGTAAATGAACAGCTTCATTTAATaggtagggtttttttgtttgtttaacaaaCCATCTGGACAATTTATTCCCAACTCCAATTCTTACAAGGGTTCTAGACATTTCAGCAAGCCCTATCTTTGTATCCTCTGCTAGTGACTGGAAGGGCAGGACAGTGCATTGAGAATTGGAGGAACAATTCTTTGGAATGTTCAGATTGCTTAGTGCCTTTCTCCCTGTGtataagaaaaacaagttaACCATGAGTTTTTGTAGTGTGTAGTGTTTAGGCAAGCTAGACACCTGGAAATCTATGGGCCCCAATGGGATGCACCAGAGGGTGCTGGGGGATTTGGcggatgtgattgctgggccactttccatcatctatcagtaGTCATTCCCcggacatgttccagggcctaAATGTCTTTCTTgaagtgaggggcccaaaactgaacacagtactcaaggtgcggccttaccagagcagagtacagggaggtgatcgtccccctgtactctgctctttccaaccttaatcacagaatcacagaatcacagaatttctaggttggaagagacctcaagatcatcgagtccaacctctaacctaacactaacagtccccactaaaccatatctctaagctctacatctaaacgtcttttgaagacttccatggatggtgactccaccgcctccctgggcagcctgttccagtgcctaacaaccctttcagtaaagaagttcttcctaacatctaacctaaaactcccctggcgcaacttaagcccattccccctcgtcctgtcaccaggcacgtgggagaacaggccaacccccacctcactacagccttctttaaggtatctgtagagagcgataaggtcgcccctgagcctccttttctccaggctgaacaagcccagctccttcagccgctccttcagccgctcctcgtaggacttgttctccaggcccctcaccagcttcgtcgcccttctctggatccGCTgaagcacctcgatgtccttcttgtagcgaggggcccaaaactgaacacagtactcgaggtgcggcctcaccagagccgagtacaggaggacgatcacctccctagccctgctggtcacagtgtttctgatacaagccaggatgctgttggccttcttggccacctgagcacactgctggctcatattcagcccacTGTCCACCATGAAATGATTCTATGGTATTGTGAGACAAGTCTTGCACCCATATGCTGCAGCTAAGTAAATGTTTAATCAAAAATTTGGGGTGCTATTGATAGATCTCTAATGCTTTGTTCTTGATAACTGAAATTCTAGAACTTCCCATCAGCTTCTAGGAGGCAGCATTAAGATCATCTCAAAAACATGCAGTTCtttttgcttggttttatgCTAAATCATAATTGCCATATCTTGTGCAATATTTATCtctgtcaggagaaaaaaaaatgttattctttaTAAATTTCCAACACAAcacttctgccttttcctttacTCTTGCTACCaacttttcattaatttttaatatttatggtGTAAAATAATCTTTGCCGATTCAACGTCTTCCTCTCAGCCAATTAGCAGCAGCTTAAGGGATCACCTTTTTGGTAGTTGGGAACTGCCAAACCGTTAGCAACTGTGGACATTGCAAGATTGACTGCAAGTCAGCAAAAGAACAGGAGATGAAGCGGCTGGTGAAAGAAGtgacaaaaccagaaaactgCCAAAGCCGTGTCCAGAGTACACTGAATTCATTTTTGCATGGGGCAACTGCAGACTTTTTCTGAATTAATATTCAAGCTTCTCTGCTCCTTCTAGCTccttcagaaagcaagaaaactgaaaactaatTTGGGGAAATATTTTACATGACAGAAGGCATTAGAACTCTTTGTGGCAAAATATAAACCCAACGGAGTTGATAAGAGCTAAGTGTTGATAGCAACATTAGGATCCCGTGGCAGCCTTTGCCTttgtcacagcagcagcctATCACCAGCACATCTTGGCATCAGCAACCTGTTTATTCAACATTACAGGCTCAGGGCCTTTGCCTAATGTTGCTTCTTACTTCCTACAGCTGCAGTTATCTCTTTGAGTCAAGTTCATGCACGCCAGCTTTTTCAGATATATCAACAGTAATCAAGTGACATTAATTCTCTTGATGGATTAATATAATTCATTGACAGGAGCTTTCTCCTTCATGATATAAGCATTCACACAACACACTGGCTTGCTAAGTGCCATAAATGCAGACAGAAGGGCAACCCATTATTAATATAATGACCTAACTTAATTAGTTCAATGGAGCTGAGGGAGCATTAGCTTTGGTTGTTGAGGACTTGGGGAACATGTATAAAGTAGATTGGAGTGCACAGACTCATACTTGTCTAATTCCATACAGAGCTTTCTGCATATCCATTTACTAATCATTTCTAAGCTGCAGATTAGAGATGTTTCCTTTGTAAAAAATAGACACTAATGTTACTTCCTAAAATAGCAGTATGAGGGTACTTTGCATTTAGacttaaaggaaatattttgtctgtctttttatttaatcagTTTAGGTTCTGAATTGCAAATTTCCACATCTGCATGGTTTCAAAATGTGTGCGCTTGTGTATTCAACAGCGCATACTAAAAGGAGCTATTAGCACTTGCATTCCTGCTTTGTATGCCAAAATGCTCTAtatttaaac
Proteins encoded in this region:
- the SAYSD1 gene encoding SAYSvFN domain-containing protein 1, which encodes MAAAVEQRLARFRAARGTSSAAAPLPPRSEEPPGKAAAPEASEGPDRGGQPRPVPAATEPARPLLVLALKVLLWAVLLALFAELELGLPFFVVSLLYWMYVGTRGPGERRPGELSAYSVFNPGCTPIAGTLTAEQLERELHYRPAAGR